From the genome of bacterium, one region includes:
- a CDS encoding universal stress protein → MTERDFPEEGGFHTIVVSTDGTPFATRAVETAFGLAKRDRAKIIVISVIDTSVLADFVGQSPRQRGKVERELEINAEEALARVGKLAAREGVDAEIIVKRGRPHIEIVTVASQAEADLIVMGKRSGYRTGRNPVGSVTRRVAEDADCAVLMVP, encoded by the coding sequence ATGACGGAGAGAGATTTCCCGGAAGAGGGCGGTTTCCACACCATCGTCGTGAGTACGGACGGCACGCCGTTCGCGACGCGCGCCGTGGAAACGGCGTTCGGCCTGGCGAAAAGGGATAGGGCCAAAATAATCGTAATCTCGGTCATAGATACGTCGGTGCTGGCGGATTTCGTGGGCCAGTCGCCGCGGCAACGGGGCAAGGTGGAACGTGAGCTCGAGATCAACGCCGAGGAGGCGTTGGCCCGGGTGGGTAAGCTGGCCGCCCGGGAGGGCGTGGACGCGGAGATAATCGTTAAGAGAGGTCGTCCCCACATCGAGATCGTTACGGTGGCGAGCCAGGCGGAGGCCGACCTCATCGTGATGGGCAAGAGGAGCGGGTATCGGACGGGGCGTAATCCGGTCGGGAGCGTTACGCGGCGCGTAGCCGAAGACGCCGACTGCGCCGTCCTCATGGTACCCTGA
- a CDS encoding geranylgeranyl reductase family protein — translation MASYAEEALGREYDVVVVGGGPAGSAAALSLARDGVSTLVLERKREVGQPVRCGEGVPRRKFESLLEPDEKWVSAVVNGGVGHSPSGITVRRDYPNVGYVLDREVFERGLFARAAEAGATTLLGVEGRDVRIAGGGVEVDVVCDGRLRRTVSCRALVGADGVESVVGRAAGLATAISPGDVDVCAEYILAGAREEFPDYIHFFLGRCFAPGGYAWVFPKGDGLHTVGVGITPPEAGGRGPFHYLDAFVAERFPGAKVVAVRSGAVPACKPLPKIRNDRVVLVGDAARQSDPFSGEGICQALMAGQFAARAIYRGLGNGNLARELEGYQEEWMDTYGRRYKQHYKVRRVILAMEDREIDDTVEILRDKLEVSKIQSSEIFATFLKALLKNPKLVLRLRHLLS, via the coding sequence ATGGCTTCGTACGCGGAAGAGGCGCTCGGGCGGGAGTACGACGTAGTCGTCGTGGGCGGCGGCCCGGCGGGCTCCGCGGCGGCGCTGTCGTTGGCGCGCGACGGCGTGAGTACCCTCGTGCTCGAGCGCAAGCGAGAGGTAGGGCAACCGGTGCGCTGCGGCGAGGGCGTCCCCCGGCGGAAGTTCGAGTCGCTGCTCGAGCCGGACGAGAAGTGGGTGAGCGCCGTCGTCAACGGCGGCGTGGGCCATTCGCCCTCCGGCATCACCGTTCGGCGGGATTATCCCAACGTGGGGTACGTACTGGACCGGGAGGTGTTCGAGCGCGGCCTCTTCGCCCGGGCCGCGGAGGCCGGCGCGACGACGCTGCTCGGCGTGGAAGGCCGCGACGTCCGGATTGCCGGCGGCGGCGTAGAGGTCGACGTAGTGTGCGACGGCCGGTTGCGGCGGACCGTTTCGTGCCGCGCGCTGGTGGGCGCGGACGGCGTCGAGTCCGTCGTGGGCCGGGCGGCGGGCCTCGCGACCGCGATATCGCCGGGCGACGTGGACGTGTGCGCGGAGTATATATTGGCCGGCGCCCGCGAGGAATTCCCCGACTACATCCACTTCTTTCTGGGGCGATGTTTCGCTCCCGGCGGCTACGCCTGGGTATTCCCGAAGGGCGACGGCCTGCACACCGTGGGGGTGGGCATTACTCCCCCGGAGGCCGGGGGCCGCGGCCCCTTCCACTACCTGGACGCGTTCGTCGCCGAGCGTTTCCCCGGCGCCAAGGTGGTCGCCGTGCGGTCGGGCGCGGTGCCGGCCTGCAAGCCCCTGCCGAAGATAAGAAACGACCGCGTCGTGCTCGTGGGCGACGCGGCGCGGCAATCGGACCCGTTCTCGGGAGAGGGGATCTGCCAGGCGTTGATGGCGGGGCAGTTCGCGGCGCGCGCCATTTACCGGGGTTTGGGGAACGGCAACCTCGCGCGGGAGCTGGAGGGTTACCAGGAAGAATGGATGGATACGTACGGCCGGCGGTACAAGCAGCATTACAAAGTCCGCCGCGTAATTTTGGCGATGGAGGACCGCGAGATCGACGATACGGTGGAGATATTGCGCGACAAGCTGGAAGTGAGCAAGATCCAGTCGTCCGAAATATTCGCCACCTTCTTGAAGGCTTTGCTGAAGAATCCCAAGCTCGTGCTGCGCTTGCGGCACCTCTTGAGCTGA
- the coaD gene encoding pantetheine-phosphate adenylyltransferase, which translates to MEATGIVALYPGTFDPVTYGHLDIAERCIRIFDRLIMAVAANPTKEPLFDVGERLEMLRAVTAGLARVEVDGFEGLTVEYARRRGAQVIVRGLRAVSDFEEEFKMASANRKLADEIDTVLMLPSEKYFYLDSSLVREIARLGGPVDCFVPPDVETRLREKLAARTY; encoded by the coding sequence ATGGAAGCTACGGGGATCGTGGCGTTATACCCGGGGACGTTCGACCCGGTGACGTACGGCCACCTCGACATCGCGGAGAGGTGCATACGCATATTCGACCGCCTGATTATGGCGGTGGCGGCCAATCCTACGAAAGAACCCTTGTTCGACGTAGGCGAGCGGCTCGAGATGTTGCGCGCCGTCACGGCCGGCCTGGCGCGGGTCGAGGTGGACGGCTTCGAGGGTTTGACGGTGGAATATGCGCGAAGGCGGGGCGCGCAGGTGATAGTGCGGGGTTTGCGCGCCGTATCGGATTTCGAGGAGGAGTTCAAGATGGCGTCCGCCAACCGCAAGCTCGCCGACGAAATCGACACCGTGCTTATGCTGCCGTCGGAGAAATATTTCTATCTGGATTCCAGCCTGGTCAGAGAGATCGCGCGCCTGGGCGGGCCGGTGGATTGTTTCGTGCCGCCCGACGTGGAAACCCGTTTGCGCGAGAAGTTGGCGGCGCGGACGTATTGA
- a CDS encoding UbiA family prenyltransferase: MVRKRDPNAAALGFLRLIRPADWGVAFAGAGLGARLAGGAFRPHVALGAAAVATVIAGAFVNGDWFHRRTRVLASPGNPIARGLVRPGEAKWLGFILLAAGLAAAAYLGLRTFAATFLTAAIVLLFNYFFDKTYFARNVVAASVVALPVFCGWFGFGGAADLPVVAAAVGGLIALSASVFRDVENHDGDEMVGRRTIAAAGGRPPVWVAGAFALAATAIAIVPYWVGEYSCRYLTLTAAVGGLMIFYTILNLRRPEPDPLLAGSTARMFKFLIFVFFAGTYWELLL; this comes from the coding sequence ATGGTTCGTAAACGGGACCCTAACGCCGCGGCGCTGGGTTTTTTACGTTTGATAAGGCCCGCGGATTGGGGCGTAGCTTTCGCCGGGGCCGGCCTGGGCGCGCGCCTCGCCGGCGGCGCCTTCCGCCCCCACGTAGCGCTGGGGGCGGCCGCGGTCGCGACGGTCATAGCGGGGGCTTTCGTCAACGGCGATTGGTTTCACCGCCGTACCCGCGTACTGGCGAGCCCCGGCAACCCCATCGCGCGGGGCCTCGTCCGGCCGGGCGAGGCCAAGTGGTTGGGCTTCATATTGCTCGCGGCCGGTTTGGCAGCGGCCGCTTACCTCGGCCTGCGAACCTTCGCCGCCACGTTCCTAACGGCGGCGATTGTATTATTGTTCAATTATTTCTTCGATAAAACTTACTTCGCGCGCAACGTCGTCGCCGCGAGCGTGGTGGCGCTGCCGGTGTTCTGCGGTTGGTTCGGCTTCGGCGGCGCCGCGGACCTGCCCGTGGTAGCGGCGGCCGTGGGCGGATTGATCGCGCTGTCGGCGAGCGTATTCCGAGACGTCGAGAACCACGACGGCGACGAGATGGTCGGCAGGAGGACCATAGCCGCCGCGGGCGGGAGGCCGCCGGTGTGGGTGGCGGGCGCGTTCGCGCTGGCCGCGACGGCGATCGCGATCGTCCCGTATTGGGTCGGCGAATACTCCTGCCGGTACCTGACGCTGACGGCGGCCGTGGGCGGCCTTATGATATTTTATACGATATTGAACCTGAGGCGTCCCGAACCGGACCCGCTGTTGGCGGGTTCTACGGCGCGGATGTTCAAGTTTTTAATTTTCGTGTTCTTCGCGGGTACGTACTGGGAGCTGCTTTTATAG
- a CDS encoding CDP-alcohol phosphatidyltransferase family protein → MGRLGVSPTFFTLFGLALAVGAGVAFAFGRLRTGAVLVLAAGFADMVDGAVARATGRGSPFGAFMDSVVDRYSEAAYFTGLVYFYAAGRDKMMAVLVVLVLTGSVFVSYAKARAESLIDECKVGIMERPERVVLLALGYLVGGYGALVALLLLAALTHFTAIQRILYTRARLASSARGR, encoded by the coding sequence ATGGGCCGGCTCGGCGTCAGCCCCACCTTTTTCACGCTGTTCGGTTTGGCGTTAGCCGTGGGGGCGGGGGTGGCGTTCGCGTTTGGACGGCTGCGCACCGGTGCGGTGCTCGTGCTGGCCGCGGGCTTCGCCGACATGGTCGACGGCGCCGTGGCCCGGGCAACCGGACGCGGTAGCCCGTTCGGGGCGTTCATGGATTCGGTTGTAGACCGGTACAGCGAGGCCGCGTACTTCACGGGGCTGGTTTATTTTTACGCCGCAGGCCGGGATAAAATGATGGCGGTTCTCGTGGTCCTGGTCTTGACCGGTTCGGTCTTCGTATCGTACGCCAAGGCCCGAGCCGAGAGTTTGATAGACGAGTGTAAAGTCGGCATCATGGAGCGGCCCGAGAGGGTGGTTCTCCTCGCGCTGGGTTACCTCGTGGGAGGATACGGCGCTTTAGTGGCGCTCTTGCTTTTGGCGGCGTTGACGCATTTCACGGCGATCCAAAGGATATTATACACGCGGGCGAGGCTCGCTTCGTCGGCCCGAGGTCGCTAG
- a CDS encoding radical SAM protein, whose amino-acid sequence MKILFLNPPFLPKFSREQRSPAVTKSGTIYYPMWLSYAAGAAASAGHDVDLLDAPADERWTLERVGDAVAAGSPELAVVGTSTPSIASDAGAARALKDRRPELTVVLVGPHVSALPEETLNEYPWLDGVLRGEYERTVLELADVLAGGGKPATVPGVTWRRDGDVVAGPGRVPDDPDRWPFVAETYARFLDVRNYFYAHSLYPIVTILSARGCPNRCIYCVYPQTFSGHLYRPRAISAVVEELRFIRRTWPDVREVMFEDDTFSVDHERTKRLCEAIAAAGLKLKWSANARCDLDLETLKLMKRAGCRLLCVGVESGSDEILGGMKKSIDRARIERFFADAASAGVMVHGCLMVGNPGETRETMEATLAFAKKLKPDTAQFFPVMAYPGTALYRWAEKHGYLSASCFADWLTPEGQHNCVVDRPGLPAAELVAFCDRARREFYLSPGYLARKLVQVLTRPAELKRTWRSGRRFIRHLVRGTR is encoded by the coding sequence GTGAAAATACTTTTCTTAAATCCCCCCTTCCTGCCCAAATTCTCGCGCGAACAGCGGAGCCCCGCGGTAACCAAGAGCGGGACCATATATTATCCGATGTGGCTGTCGTACGCCGCCGGCGCCGCGGCTTCCGCCGGCCACGACGTCGACCTCCTCGACGCGCCCGCGGATGAGCGCTGGACGCTCGAGCGCGTCGGGGACGCCGTCGCCGCGGGGTCGCCCGAGCTGGCCGTCGTAGGTACCAGCACCCCCAGCATCGCCAGCGACGCCGGCGCGGCCCGCGCGCTTAAGGACCGGCGGCCGGAGCTGACGGTCGTGTTGGTCGGGCCGCACGTATCCGCCCTTCCCGAGGAGACGTTGAACGAATACCCCTGGCTCGACGGCGTGTTGCGCGGCGAGTACGAGCGGACCGTTCTGGAGTTGGCCGACGTCCTGGCCGGGGGAGGCAAACCGGCGACCGTCCCCGGCGTAACGTGGCGGCGCGACGGCGACGTCGTCGCGGGCCCGGGCCGCGTCCCGGACGACCCCGACCGGTGGCCTTTCGTCGCCGAGACGTACGCCCGCTTCCTCGACGTGCGCAACTATTTCTACGCCCACAGCCTTTACCCCATCGTAACCATTCTCTCGGCGCGGGGGTGCCCCAACCGCTGCATCTACTGCGTTTACCCGCAGACCTTCTCCGGCCACCTCTATCGGCCTCGGGCCATATCGGCCGTGGTGGAGGAGCTGCGCTTTATCCGCCGAACGTGGCCCGACGTCCGCGAGGTCATGTTCGAGGACGACACGTTCTCCGTCGACCACGAGCGCACGAAGCGACTGTGCGAGGCGATAGCCGCGGCGGGCCTGAAGCTCAAGTGGAGCGCTAATGCCCGCTGCGACCTCGACCTCGAGACGCTGAAGCTTATGAAGCGCGCCGGCTGTCGCTTGTTGTGCGTGGGGGTGGAGAGCGGCAGCGACGAGATCCTGGGCGGTATGAAGAAGAGCATCGACCGGGCGCGCATCGAGCGGTTCTTCGCCGACGCCGCTTCAGCCGGAGTGATGGTACACGGCTGCCTTATGGTGGGCAACCCGGGCGAGACGCGCGAGACGATGGAGGCGACGCTGGCCTTCGCCAAAAAGCTCAAGCCGGATACGGCGCAGTTCTTCCCGGTGATGGCCTATCCCGGGACCGCGCTCTACCGCTGGGCCGAAAAGCACGGCTACCTCAGCGCGAGCTGCTTCGCCGATTGGCTTACGCCCGAGGGCCAGCACAACTGCGTCGTCGACCGGCCCGGCCTCCCGGCGGCGGAGCTGGTCGCGTTCTGCGACCGCGCCCGGCGCGAATTCTATCTGTCGCCGGGTTACCTCGCGCGCAAACTCGTCCAGGTTCTGACCAGGCCGGCCGAGTTGAAGCGGACGTGGCGCTCGGGCCGGCGTTTTATACGGCATCTCGTACGGGGGACGCGTTAA
- a CDS encoding PhnD/SsuA/transferrin family substrate-binding protein, which yields MRRAFTFITVIVLAAACAATLSCRRSKDVSEMEPNVVLLGPTFDPARAPKQFEPLAAYLQEKVGQPFEFRPTKSREEFSTLVKDGKAAFVFANPLDYFEVADACIVLVKPNYPGKGSMVQGSIIVREGEAVKIREVTELKGSSIMIVSESSLDGYLSQKMFFDRSGLDLDLDFDLRESPDGRPENVIAAVAAGEVEYGCVPAEFFPGRKPVKGAEVLTYSEKVPVEVFAFVEMGGDKMLGGKVRDVLKAIPKDDPVLKLLGIDSFILAAPAEYGMVINFLTQDKIEKAQRLSEAPAKAGTS from the coding sequence ATGAGAAGAGCGTTTACCTTCATTACGGTAATAGTTTTGGCGGCGGCGTGCGCGGCGACGCTGTCGTGCCGGCGAAGTAAAGACGTCTCGGAGATGGAACCGAACGTCGTGCTGCTCGGGCCGACGTTCGACCCGGCGCGGGCGCCGAAGCAGTTCGAACCGCTCGCGGCCTACCTCCAGGAGAAAGTAGGGCAACCGTTCGAGTTCCGGCCCACGAAGTCGCGCGAGGAGTTCTCGACGCTGGTCAAGGATGGGAAGGCCGCCTTCGTCTTCGCGAATCCCTTGGACTACTTCGAGGTCGCCGATGCGTGTATCGTCCTCGTAAAGCCTAATTATCCCGGCAAGGGGTCTATGGTCCAAGGGTCTATCATCGTTAGAGAGGGTGAAGCGGTGAAGATCCGCGAGGTCACGGAGTTAAAAGGTAGCTCGATTATGATCGTGTCGGAGAGCTCGCTCGACGGCTACCTGTCGCAGAAGATGTTCTTCGACCGCAGCGGCCTCGACCTCGACCTCGATTTCGACCTCCGCGAGTCGCCCGACGGGAGGCCGGAAAACGTTATCGCCGCGGTGGCGGCGGGGGAAGTGGAATACGGCTGCGTGCCGGCCGAATTTTTCCCCGGCCGCAAACCGGTTAAGGGTGCCGAGGTGTTGACGTACTCCGAAAAGGTCCCGGTGGAAGTTTTCGCCTTCGTCGAGATGGGCGGCGACAAGATGTTGGGCGGTAAGGTGCGGGACGTTTTGAAGGCCATCCCGAAGGACGACCCGGTATTGAAACTGCTGGGAATAGATAGCTTCATTCTGGCTGCGCCGGCGGAGTACGGCATGGTGATCAATTTCCTGACGCAGGATAAAATAGAAAAGGCTCAGCGTTTATCCGAGGCGCCGGCGAAGGCCGGTACGTCTTAA
- a CDS encoding C4-type zinc ribbon domain-containing protein has product MDGPNDYDALAALEELDGRKKELEALAASLPAEVEEREKDLAARREEFEKLRSKFENAQRERRRLEAAVDDKTQLLGKYRTQLDSVKTNKEYQSLQHEISVTRENISRTEDKLLEILEEIERAQGRVDEENRALDQLAADVASANEGAKARLRDVEVQLLEVEEKRKRLLPSLSQAVRAEYKRLFERYDGNAFAAAAGGVCRGCFVNVPAQVVAELRAGGKLYRCESCGRFIINVVDD; this is encoded by the coding sequence ATGGACGGTCCGAACGATTACGACGCGTTAGCGGCCCTGGAGGAACTGGACGGCCGCAAAAAAGAGCTCGAGGCGCTCGCGGCGTCGTTGCCGGCCGAGGTCGAGGAGCGGGAGAAAGACCTGGCCGCCCGGCGGGAGGAATTCGAAAAACTACGGAGCAAATTCGAGAACGCGCAGCGTGAGCGGCGACGCCTCGAGGCGGCGGTAGACGATAAGACGCAACTCTTGGGAAAGTACCGGACGCAGTTGGATTCGGTCAAGACGAACAAAGAGTACCAGAGCCTGCAGCACGAGATCTCCGTAACCAGGGAAAATATTTCGCGCACGGAGGACAAGCTGCTCGAAATTTTGGAAGAAATCGAGAGGGCCCAAGGCCGGGTCGACGAGGAGAACCGGGCGCTGGACCAACTCGCGGCCGACGTCGCCTCCGCCAACGAGGGGGCGAAAGCGCGGCTGAGGGACGTGGAGGTCCAGCTGCTCGAGGTGGAGGAGAAGCGTAAGCGACTGTTGCCGAGCCTGTCGCAGGCCGTCCGCGCGGAGTACAAACGCCTGTTCGAACGCTACGACGGGAACGCCTTCGCCGCCGCGGCGGGGGGCGTGTGCCGGGGCTGTTTCGTGAACGTGCCGGCCCAAGTCGTGGCCGAGCTGCGCGCCGGCGGCAAGTTGTACCGGTGCGAGTCCTGCGGTCGCTTCATCATCAACGTCGTCGACGATTGA